One window of Dendropsophus ebraccatus isolate aDenEbr1 chromosome 13, aDenEbr1.pat, whole genome shotgun sequence genomic DNA carries:
- the PRUNE1 gene encoding exopolyphosphatase PRUNE1, protein MERFLQGCKAALQNEHEGLDFHVVLGNEACDLDSMVSAIALAYYLAKTSSSKNLAYVPVLNIPREDFPLRTESTFFLKENRISPELLIFRDEIDLGGLYEAGRLGLSLVDHNVLPRTDSFMEDVVTEVIDHHILERRPSRICQVTVELVGSCATLVTEKIVREAPHILDSQLASMLQGTIVLDCVNMAPAAGKVTPKDTEYVTILESKFPDLASRGAVFDSLQNAKFDVSGLTTDQMLRKDLKALVSRDIKLAISAIYMNIEEFLIRKNLEKEMQDFCQRHHYNVIIAMAISFTSANEPMRQIAVYSHEEALRAMVSKVLEEATTPSLELSLLPCHHCNHITAYSQGNVVASRKKVLPILKDFLKKRESGESGGRPMQSFQEAEDYKGHAEFTEHNVEDNSESIEQLGDFGEQPDNPDVYGGDGSKGKGYGAGFRRQMEDGLDEENSFPPTPMNSLVEGCPLDRGLPKLTAEAILERINRITVVDSEYYNARTSI, encoded by the exons ATGGAGCGCTTCTTGCAGGGCTGTAAGGCCGCTCTACAG AATGAACATGAAGGACTGGACTTCCATGTGGTCCTCGGAAATGAAGCATGTGACCTGGATTCTATGGTGTCTGCCATAGCTCTGGCCTATTACTTGGCCAAG ACGTCTTCCAGCAAGAACCTTGCATATGTCCCAGTATTGAACATCCCCCGTGAGGACTTTCCTCTTCGGACAGAGAGCACATTTTTCCTTAAAGAAAACCGGATAtctccggagctgctgatcttCCGCGATGAAATAGACCTGGGTGGTCTGTATGAGGCGGGACGCTTGGGGTTGTCGCTGGTGGATCACAATGTGCTGCCCAG AACGGATTCTTTCATGGAAGATGTGGTGACAGAGGTCATAGACCACCATATTCTAGAGAGGAGACCATCACGTATTTGCCAGGTTACTGTAGAACTCGTAGGCTCCTGCGCTACACTAGTAACAgagaagatcgtccgggaagcccCTCACATCCTGGATTCTCAACTGGCGTCTATGCTGCAAG GTACAATTGTTCtggattgtgtgaacatggcaccTGCGGCTGGAAAAGTCACCCCTAAAGACACAGAATACGTGACTATTCTAGAGTCGAAGTTCCCAGATCTTGCTTCGAGAGGCGCTGTGTTTGATTCTCTTCAAAACGCCAAGtttgatgtgtcag gtctaaCTACAGATCAGATGCTCCGTAAGGACCTCAAGGCCTTGGTCAGTCGGGATATTAAGTTGGCTATTAGTGCCATATACATGAACATAGAG GAGTTCCTAATAAGGAAAAACTTGGAGAAGGAGATGCAGGATTTCTGTCAAAGACACCATTACAACGTCATCATCGCCATGGCCATCTCCTTCACTAGTGCAAATGAACCAATGAGGCAGATAGCAGTGTACAGCCATGAGGAAGCGCTAAGAGCAATG GTGAGTAAAGTTCTGGAGGAGGCCACGACGCCATCTCTGGAGCTGTCCCTTCTACCCTGCCATCATTGCAACCACATTACAGCCTATAGCCAAGGCAACGTTGTTGCTTCCCGCAAGAAAGTGCTGCCCATCCTGAAAGATTTCCTAAAGAAAAGGGAAAGCGGGGAGAGTGGCGGTCGACCCATGCAGTCATTCCAGGAAGCCGAGGACTATAAGGGACATGCTGAGTTTACAGAACATAATGTAGAGGATAACTCGGAGAGCATCGAGCAGCTTGGAGACTTCGGGGAGCAGCCAGATAACCCAGACGTTTATGGCGGAGACGGATCAAAGGGTAAAGGATATGGAGCCGGGTTCAGGAGACAGATGGAGGACGGGTTGGACGAGGAGAACTCCTTCCCCCCAACCCCTATGAACAGTCTTGTGGAAGGTTGTCCCCTCGATCGGGGGCTCCCAAAACTGACTGCAGAGGCCATATTGGAGAGGATCAACCGTATCACTGTGGTAGATTCTGAG TATTACAATGCCAGAACTTCAATATGA